In Flavobacterium piscisymbiosum, the sequence TTCGACTGATTTTGCGGTAGAAATGGTAGGGATATGAAGTTTTCCTCCGGTATATTCCAGTAAAAATAAGTTTCTTGATATTTGTAATTCTTCTGCCAGATTTGGGATTCCTTTCAAACCTAATTTGGTCGAAACAATTCCTTCATTTGCCACTCCGTTTCCTTTAATATTAGGATCTTGCGAATAGGTAATTACCAATCCGTCAAAATCCTGAACATACTGCAAAGCAATTTTTAGCAAGTTGGCATTGTCGATACTTTTATTGTAATCTCCAAAAGCAACAGCTCCGGATTTTTTCATATCAAACAATTCGGCCATATCTTTTCCTTCGCTCGCTTTGGTTAAAGCACCAATTGGGAAAAGTTCTGTAGCAAAACCATTCGCTTTATTTTTTACAAAATTTACCTGTGACTGATTGTCGATAACAGGAAAGGAGTTGGGTTGTAGAGCAATGCCGGTAAAACCGCTTTTTGCAGCAACATTCAATCCGTTTGCAATGGTTTCTCTGTCTTCGTAACCCGGTTCTCCAAAAGAAACACTGCTGTCGAACCAACCTTGAGAAAGATGCAGATTATCCAATTTAACTTCGGTTGTATCCTCGATATCAAGAATCGAAGTTCCTATTTTTTCTATAATACCATCTGCAATTAAAAGATCAACAGTCTGGTTATGAAACGGACTTTTTGAATCGATAATTTTGGCGCTTCTGATGATTATTTTCATATGTAGATATTTATTTTGTACTGAAACAATTAAATTTTTAAAACATTAATGCTTAATTTTTTTCAACCATTAAGGAATTAAGTTAATAAAGGAAAAACTTAATATTCTAATGAACAAAAATATTACTTAAGTCTCTTTTACCATTTAAAATTTAAGACGAAGCTTATTCTTCTTAATCTCCTAATGGTTCAAAAAAAAGTAAAACTTTAAGTTTTACTTTACGAATTTGATGATGGCCATTTCTAATGCTAAAAATAACAGTGCAAAGATAACAAACCATTTCCAAATTTGGCTGTCAGTTCGCTCAGTTTGTAGTGTATTAAAAATGGTCGAAATCGTATCGGCGGTTTTAAAATCAGAAACCACATTGGTGTTTACCTGACTCAAATCACTTTCACTTCGTTTATAATTGAAACTCAGATTTTCAACCCATTCTTTTTTATCAAAAACACTGTAGTTTCCGGCTGTTTCCGGGAAATCATTAAAGGTTAGTTTTACCTTATTATTTAATATTTGCTGAATCGGAATAAAAGAATCTTCAGTTCCTTTTACTTCCAGAATAGCATCTTTGGTCAATAAAACATCGACAAAATAGGGTTGATTATTGCCAATGGTCAAAGCATTTACACCAGTTTTTTGATTGTTTTGTCCCATTTTATAAAACAACGGAACAATTAATGGCGATTGTTGAAAGTTTGAATTTGCTGCGTTTATCGGTGCCGAAAAAACAGTAATCCCTGAAACCGGATTCTGAATTGCGATTACAAATACACTTTGATCTTCATACGATAAAACGGCCGGATAAGGGCTGGAAACAGCAAACGAACTATTTGTTTTTGGATATTGAAAATTGGTGATTTTATTCTCGAAAACCCCAGAGAATAAAGGGTGATCAAAATTGATTTTGGTAATTAATTTGCTTTTGCTTTCAAGAGTACTAAACTGAATTTTTCCGAAATTACCAAGAAATGAATTAAGATTAGAAATTGATGACTTTTCAGAAGGAATCACCACTAAATTTCCGCCTTTAGCAACAAATGCTTTTAAAGTCGTTTGCAAGGCCTGAGGAACTTCAATTAACTCATTTAGAATAATCGTATTCTGTTTGTCTAAACTATTATAATCTAAATTACTAATAGAATAATTGTTATAATTGAATTCTGAAGAAGTATAGATTCTCGATAAAAAATTGCTTTTTTCTGGTTCGCCGATACTAATAACATTTGTTTTTTTATTTTTCGAAATACTAAAATAAAGCTTGTTATCATAAGTAAGGCCGTTATCTTCAATGGTTACGTATCCATGAAAAGCTTCTTTTGGAATCGTAAAATCGACTTTCTTTTTCTTCGCATCAAAATTGATAATGGTTTTGGCAATCAGTTTATTTTGATTGTACAATGCCATCGAAACAGGTTTAAAATCTTCTCCGTAAGCCGAAAGATTTACGCTGATTTCATAGAAATTTTCTAGAGTCTGATTGATGTAAACGCTGTCAATAGCAATGTTGTTTTTTTGTTCCGCTGATGGAATTATAAAATACGGTTTCTCTTCCGTATCAATAGATGCAACGTCTTTTTCGGCCAGACCTATAGCATCTGTAATAATGACAATGTCTTTTTTATAAGCCGATTTATGTGCTTTTATCTTCGCCATAATCGACGGAAGTTCAAAAGGTGTTGCGCTGTATTTTAGGTTTTGTAAAGCACTTTTGGATGATTTAATATCAGTATTCCAATAATTTTCGGTGTTGGTTAATAACGAAAACTGAGTGGTTTCAGGAGTATTTTCTAATAATTCCTGAACAGCACGTTTTAGCAATTCTCCTTTTTTGCCTTTTGCTTGCATGCTAAAGGAATTGTCCAGAATAATATACATTTCGTTAGTGGCATTTTTACTGTCTTTTGCTTCAAAAAAAGGTTGGGCGAAAGCTAAAATAATGCACGTAAGCAATAATAAACGAGTCGCGAGTAAAAGCCTTTTCTTGATTTTAGAACTTTTTCGGGTTTGAATCGAAAGCTCTTTTAAGAA encodes:
- a CDS encoding BatA domain-containing protein gives rise to the protein MHFKHPEILYFLFLLIVPILVHLFQLRRFKTSYFTNVRFLKELSIQTRKSSKIKKRLLLATRLLLLTCIILAFAQPFFEAKDSKNATNEMYIILDNSFSMQAKGKKGELLKRAVQELLENTPETTQFSLLTNTENYWNTDIKSSKSALQNLKYSATPFELPSIMAKIKAHKSAYKKDIVIITDAIGLAEKDVASIDTEEKPYFIIPSAEQKNNIAIDSVYINQTLENFYEISVNLSAYGEDFKPVSMALYNQNKLIAKTIINFDAKKKKVDFTIPKEAFHGYVTIEDNGLTYDNKLYFSISKNKKTNVISIGEPEKSNFLSRIYTSSEFNYNNYSISNLDYNSLDKQNTIILNELIEVPQALQTTLKAFVAKGGNLVVIPSEKSSISNLNSFLGNFGKIQFSTLESKSKLITKINFDHPLFSGVFENKITNFQYPKTNSSFAVSSPYPAVLSYEDQSVFVIAIQNPVSGITVFSAPINAANSNFQQSPLIVPLFYKMGQNNQKTGVNALTIGNNQPYFVDVLLTKDAILEVKGTEDSFIPIQQILNNKVKLTFNDFPETAGNYSVFDKKEWVENLSFNYKRSESDLSQVNTNVVSDFKTADTISTIFNTLQTERTDSQIWKWFVIFALLFLALEMAIIKFVK
- a CDS encoding dihydroorotase, with the protein product MKIIIRSAKIIDSKSPFHNQTVDLLIADGIIEKIGTSILDIEDTTEVKLDNLHLSQGWFDSSVSFGEPGYEDRETIANGLNVAAKSGFTGIALQPNSFPVIDNQSQVNFVKNKANGFATELFPIGALTKASEGKDMAELFDMKKSGAVAFGDYNKSIDNANLLKIALQYVQDFDGLVITYSQDPNIKGNGVANEGIVSTKLGLKGIPNLAEELQISRNLFLLEYTGGKLHIPTISTAKSVELIKEAKAKGLQVTCSASVHHLVLTDEKLEGFDTRFKVTPPLRTEADRWALLNGVTEGVIDTITSDHNPIDIEFKKMEFDTAKNGTIGLETAFGALLSELHLETVIEKLTSGRAVFGIESNTIAEGSKANFTFFNPEGTSTFTKENILSKSKNSAFLGTEIKGSVYGILNQNQLVITK